ACCTCATTATCATCAAACTCGCAGTATTGCAGGTTGGCAGAGGGGGCGATGGTGCGCACGCAGGCATAGGTATTGTTGTAAGAGTCCTCACATACACAGTCAGGAAAACACTCCTAGAAGGGAGAAGAagagatgtttgtttttttttccccttcatctCACACGTTAGTTTAATAGAAGTCTTTCATTTTCATACCGACACTCCGGGTCCCAGCAGAGGGCAAGCCGGGTCCGACACattccttccttctccttcatACTCCACCAAGAAGtctgttctccagctgctgctgttcatcttCCCCTCCTGTTTCACAAATTGTTGGACATATTATTACATTCATAGAAAAGTATTTTCAGCTTTATTTCCTAGTttctcctactgtatgtgcaatcTCACCATGACGGGCAGGAAGGACCTGCCGTCCATCTGAGTCTTATTGACACTGTAGCCAGCAATGTCCAGGATGGTTGGCCCAAGGTCGACATTTGCTACCAGCATCTGACATCAGAATAAATTCAGTTAACTCAGgtcagcaaacagcaaacactgcAGGAAATACAACTGGGAAATGTCTAACTTaatactagtgtgtgtgtgtgtgtgtgtgtgtgtgtgtgtgtgtgtgtgtgtgtgtgtgtgtgtgtgtgtgtgtgtgtgtgtgtgtgtgtgtgtgtgtgtgtgtgtgtgtgtgtgtgtgtgtgtgtgtgtgtacctggcTGGTCTGGTTGGGTTTGATATTAGGTCCTCTGACCATGAGAGGAACCCTGATGTCAAACTCATACAACTGCCTCTTatccagaggaagagagaactGGCCTAAAAAATACATACAACAGATACTTTTAATGAAGCCCAAGCCTACAGCTGTATTactgttaaatgtttgtgtatATACTGACCTGTGTGGTATCCATTGTCAGAAGTAAAAAAGATGTAGGTGTTTTCCAATTCACCTCTGTCCTCCAACCTCTGAACTATTTTCTCCACCAGGTCATCGACTGACAGCAGAGTTTGCCACCTACAGAGAAACGTAAGCATAAAAGTTAGGTGGTGTTTTGGTGATGAAATGATCTTCAGAAAGAAAAGTGGACAAAAAAAAGAGATGGAAAATGTAATGGAAATGACTCCAACCGTTTCCTAAAAGCATCATCCAGAAACTGAACGGAAGAGTTGGTCATAGGGGTTTTAGCTTGTCTGATCAACCAGTGTTTgtcctgaaaaaacaaagaaaaaaaaagacattccTAAATTTGATGAATACTGTAAAAATGAAAGAGGAGATGAACCAACCCATACCTTCCCATGGACGTTGAAGTTGGGGTTTCTGGGAGCCTTAGTATTGTTGAATCTGTTCTGATATTGAGGTGCTGCTGTCCAGGGGGAGTGGGGGGCAGGTGTGGACACCATCATAAAGAACGGCTGGAAGTTGGATTTATACTGGAGGAAGTCCAGAGACATATTGgcctgaaacagaaaacaaaaatgtaattaaaagctTTTTGAATCATTCTAATTTTGAGTAAACTTAttgtttctctctgttctcaCCAGTACATCTGTCAGGTAGTCTTTACTGTAGTCTGCCCCATGTTTCTGAGCTTTTCCATTCACTGACAGAGTGTAGTTGTAATATTTAGAGGTTCTTTCCTGGAGAACACAAACCACATGTGATGCTATAATCTACAAATCTGAGTCAGCTTTCATGTCGTCACGAATAATCCTCACTTGTTTTTAACGATATTCTGGAACAAGCAAACCTGAGTTTCAACCgcacaaccattttttttaatctggtcTGACAGCAAATGTGTGGTTGAAGGGTTACAAATCTGAGTCGAGTCTTACCAGCCCAACCCAGTAGCTCCAGCCTGGAGGTACATGCTCCACTCCACCAGCTTCTGAGTGACCGTACTGAAGCAGAAAGATACTACATCACAGAACAGCTCATTTGCAGGTAGGACAAAACTCCAAGCAGAAATTATACTACAAGTAAACATAAGTCCAGCCCGTCACCTGGTTGAGGTATTTTCCAGCGAAGAAGGTCTGGTAGTTGGCATAGTTCTTGAGCAAAGCAGGAAAGGTGTGGGCTTCCTCGCTCTTTTGCCAAGCTTTACTGCTACAGTTTCCTTCTAAAGTGTTGTTGATGACATGATGGTTGTGAGGGTATTTTCCAGTAAGGATGCTGGCTCGACTGGGGCAGCACAGCGGGCTGGCAACAAACTGGGGAAAGGGTACGCAGAAaaatgagagacaatgaatatGGTAAATATACAACCACAAAGATCCCAGGTTGCACATCAGGTAAAATACATGCTGTGAATGTACTTACTGCGTTTGTGAAAGTTATCCCTGCACCACCAATAagtttttttgtcttgttcagTGGACTctgaaagaaacacatttagTATTTAAATTAAGCTACATCaacatataataaaataaatattgacaTCATTATAATTGCTATCtatattttcttttctccccATTATTGCATTAATTGATGGGCTTGTAATTTGTATGAGACTACTCCTCTACAGTTCAGAAAGAAATATTTTACTTTGCTAAAATACATATATTTGAAAGTGTTACGGTTGTTTCAGAGAATTACTAAGTAATTATGTTGCAATACTATGGATTCAGCACAAATGTTATTGATTGATTCATAATACATCCTTTTAAAGCAAGAGGTGTTTTGTGAAGGAGGGAGGGTGTTTACTGGAGCAGCTGATAAGGCTGCTAACTGTGGGAGATGCCTAAATGATGCATCCGGCCAGGAATGTGAGCTGTTATCTTATTCAGGTTGGGcttaaagtaaaataaacacGACAAATGAAAAAATGCAGATTTCTTATGACGTGACTGCAaagtacatgtaaacacaccGCCACACAGGGAAAAGCGcataaataaactaaaagcaCTAAATCATTGTAATCCACAGACCAGCCCCCCGATAGCGATGTCCAGGTCGTCGGTTAGGATCACAACGATGTTTGGTCTCCGGTATGAAATGCCAGACACGCTCAGGTCGCTCCACAAAATGACGCAGATTAGGACACTATTCAGTAACGTCGACCGATGAGAACGACTTAGGCCCATTTTTGTTATTCGGCGATGAGCTACTAAAGCTGTCGGAGTCTCCCTCTGGTCCTGTAACCTACTGTATAACAGCGTCAAGAGTCGTTACTGAGCCATCTGTCGAGGAATAAAACAGAAACCCagcactgtttgtgtttgagtcaACACTTCCGGGCTTGCTGGTCACATGCTGCTCGACTACGGAAGCCGGAAGAGTCACGTGATTTAATctcgttttatttttatgaattcACTTCATTATTGATGTAACTATCTTATAGTTTACAAAACATACATGCTAGTAATGCAATAAAATATGTCTGTACGTAGAATACTGTTCCTGTTATGGATTTTTCTATTAATAGCTGTGCTGTTTTGTTACATCTTTCTTCCAGTTTCTCCAGTTTTCTTTCCAGTTTATTAACTATTAAAAGCTCCggttttaatagtttaataatataatttttattattttgatcaCAGATCTGTAATAAACTAATTAAATGGGGCCTCACCaaaaatgtgtgttgtttaaagAAGGTacaagtaaagtaagtaaatatTATTGTATACTTTTCTAAACagttacaaattaaaatgtctctaaccaaacaaataaaatccgtaaattaaaaaaaatattgaattAGACATATTCAATTTACATACTTTGACGCTTGCTCCTCTGATCGCGGTCATAACAGGTGGTAGCTGATTGGCTGATCAGTTTTAGGCTATGTTTTGATTGGTCAATGGATGAGCGCGACGCACCTGATGCACCTGTCGCGCGACCTGAAGAAAGTTTGGCAGCCGTTAGGAAGTCTGGCGGAGTGGGCAGGTCCATTgttgagaggaggagagggggggctGGAAAAACGTGTCAGGAACTTTCAGGAAGGAAACTAGGACCTTCAATCGCATTTTACCTTTGTGTGGCGATGAATGGAATGCTCCAGGAACTCTATCCTCTTCCTAACGTTCAATAAACTTTATCTAGAGAGAGTTCTTCAAAATGAAAACTCATAGGTAGAGAAACATTTATAAAAGTAAAGAAGTTACTTTGACCACTTTGCCGCCACTGGAACAATGGCGTCCGAGCAAAAAGTTAACGGGAATGAACTTTTGGAAGTTGACATATGCGACGGCGGCGTGTGCTCCCTGAACGACAGCGGTGTTTTTGTCCACGGTGTCGCGCCCCTCCAGGATGAGTTCTCCGGCTTTCAGCAGTGGACAAGCCTCGCCGAGTCACCGATTGACACATCAGCACCTCCGGGCCGGCAGAAGGTCCCCGGCCAGCGCAGAGCACCGCCCGTCGTCGCTGCTGCCACCCAAAGGACCAACCCGGCCGGTGACAGTGACTCTGAAAGCCAGGATGGAGCCAAAGCTCCCAGGACCTCCATAGTGGACtgtctgctggtggagctgtaTGAGACGTACAgcggaggcagcaggaggaatgTGGACAGCTGGGACAGCTCCACGGAGGCGTCCGGTTCGGACGCCTTCCTGGGCCGCAGTAACACCGGGTCCAACTTCctccaggagctccaggagaaGCACACCAGGAGGCATCAGATGAGCTACCTGGCCCAGAAAGGTGGGGGGTGCGGGCGCTGTATTTGAGACACATGTACCTCGACGAGTGAATGAGGAAGACCCAACATTAAAATTGCAAAGAACCTATAGCAGATAATGGCTCATTAAGTAAACATGTTGTAAGAGAGGTGGCAAACAGGAAGAAATGTAGAATCATCTAATTGTTATTTGCTTTTAATGTTGTTGCTTATTATTCATCCAATATAAGGAGTGTGTAATGAGCAGTATGTGCTCTTTAGTATTGAGCTTTCATGGCTATGAGGGTTTACTGTAGTGTGATGCCAGCAGAGGTTGAACTGACTTTCTGTGGCTGGTGGGAAGCCACAGTGTGCAGACATTTACATGGACAAACGCGCAGCAGTGTGCTGCAGCGTTGCCTCGGCGTGTTTTAAGGCATGTTACTATTGTTCCGTCTGTTAAAGGGAAATCCCACTGTAAACACAGCCAGGCCTGTGACTTTGCTGTTTGCTCTCTGCACACGTGAGGCTTGGTCAAGTTAAACAATGCGAATGCAAGAAAGGTGCTGATTGCGACTCCAGTAACAGTTCCCACACATGACTTTTCCAATGGGTGTCAAGGGCAATTATACTGTAACAGTGATGTAAGTGTCTGGATTAGCCAGTAGAATTTAACTGCAAGTAAGTTTGACATATGTcaggaaaaacatttttatttataaaattaaaCATTCTTAGTAAACTAACCAAAGCTAAAATCTAGCTTAATCCTACTTTATTTAATAGTATTCACTTCatccaataattaaaaaaaagtctatGTTGCAGATGAACTGATGAGGTCCTGCGTCACCTTCAGCCAAAAGCCTGATGTTTTTCAGCTTTACAAGAGAAGGGAGTGTGTTTATGTGGTGCAGTGTTctggttttcattttctctttgcCTGCAGGTTGGAAAAAACAGACTAATGAGTGTGATATTCTATTCTGTCCAAGGCGCAGATGTCACATCAATATGTGACCAAATTAAATAAGGAGGAATTATATAGACTGTATCATATTTTAGACAAACCTGACAAACATCAGTTTTGTGAATGCAATATGTCGAAGTGAGATGTAAAGCAAATAATTAGTGACAGAAAGTCAGTCATAGTTTTATACCAATGCAGTGGTAAGTCTTATTAAGCTCTGACATTTCTGCATACatgtcttttctctttttgctcTCTCAGCCCCTGAAGAGCTGCTTTCAATCATCCAAGAGGTCAGATATCGTACGGGCCTGCAGTCGGCCAAGCTGATCCGCCAACTGAGGAGACGAGACCGACTCAACCACAAGCTGCAGAAGAactatgacatcatcacagcttGCCTTCAGGCTGTGTCTCAAAAGCGACGTAAGAAAACTAAATTTTATGAAGTTTCTGCTTTTGTACGAAATACAACTGGTTCTAAGGAAATCAGGTAAGTGGGCTGTCTTGCTGCTCTTAAAGGTCTTTCTCCCTAAAATAGGTGTTCTCTTTAGGCCAAGTGAATAATCCAGAAGACTAGGGCAAGTATTCAGCATAGAAATGAGAATAATAGAGCTTTCTGTCTTGACTCAGAGGGGTTTTGTTTAGTGACAAGCAGACAAGGTTTTTCACTAAAGGTACTTCACCCCACCCGGCATCATGGACACACTTTGCTGCGTCTAAACCAGGGAAGTCTGCGTACAGTAGATAGCTACATGTATTTGCAAGTCACTGTAGGGTTGTACACTGTAAATGACTATGATCTCACAGTCCTATCACCTGAACGGTACGTGTGAAAATTAGCATCCAGTATTTTCATATTAGACTTTGGTCTGGAGATAGTTATATTATGGTTGTGGAGTATTATCATGAATGCTCCAGTTCCCTCTCACAAGCGGTTTGGTGGTGactaattactgtacagtaggtgtgagtgcTTGTCTGTCACTGAACAAGTCTTTGTGTCAGCTTTGAGGCAGTTTGACAACCTGCCTGATGAAAACCAGCCATTACAGCCTTTAACGGATGAAGTCAGCATCAACTCTGAGACTATTCATGAATTGTCTCTTTACACTCTTGTGAGCCTTAAGTGTCAGTGACTGTAtcttttaaaatgcaaaaatgaaGAGTATTCATCATTTTCATTGACAATATTGCGCATATGCTACATTTCAAACCACACTTCTTCACAAGTGAGACTATAAAGATTTACTAGAGCAATGACcatttatttcttatttataaatatttggtGCAAAGCTAAATTTTGAAAGGTCCTTTGAGTCACACACAGTATTCCTCAGATTACATTTGAGCCAAGGTGTCCCAGTTTACAGTCCATCTTTATTCTACCCCTGTGGGCTTCTCTCTTCCACCATTACCTCATCCTTGCCCGTCTCCTCCCCACGTGTCTCCCCATCCTACCGCATCTCTCCATCTTTGCACCTCCTCCTAGTGACGCTAAAccgggggaggatgaggaggtgtgcagcatcagcatcattacCGACCGAAAGAGAACGACGCTTCCTcctatttttgtgtgtttgggtgaTGCTTTATGCACATATCGCTTTGGCTTGGACTTGGTTCCTTGTGCGTAATTTCACCGCTGAATggtgagttaaaggtctgtcGTTTGTTTGAGTTCCAGTCGGAAACAGAAGCAACCGGAAGAGGTTAAAAATAGTCTTTCACTTTAATCGAATATTATTTGGGCGTCGAAGCGTTTGGAAATCAGCCGCGGATGCACGTGCCATCATCACAAAGGACGTaaaagggatttttttttgccacGCGGCTCGTAGCGATGAGGTGACTGAACCGGTCCATCGCTTTGATTCCCCATGAGGCAGGATCGGCTCCCCGCCGCCGGCAGGAGGCCGAGGGCGGGCGccaagcagcggcagcaggcgtCGGGAGGGGTCGGCAACATCATCAGCAACGTCCTGAAGAAGCGGAACGGGATCTCCAGGAGTGCGCCCCGGCTGCTCTGCACCCTGGAGCCAGGTGAGCCGGCGGCAGGCACGCAGGGGGATAGTACTACGGAATGAATCTATCCTGAGGAGGCAGCCATCTGTTCTATGCAAAGACAACGTTTAATTCATATCTGCACATTCTAAGATACGTTTACCGCGTTAATAGCTTTGTTGCCTTTAGTTAGATTATGCTTCTGTTTTGACAAATGATTGTATCTAATACATTAGATTGAAAGACACTATATTGTCAGAATAATACACACTTCCCTAAGTTTTCAGCCAAGAATGATTAGACCTGTTTTCGTGAATGCAATATTGCATTGCTATTATCCCCTTCACTAAATGCAGGGACTATGTAAGATTAGCTAATTTCCAGCGTCATTTGGGGCTGCTAATGAGCCCAGGTGTGTTCATACTCCTCCAATCGGACACAGCAAACTCTGCAAAACATCTGTATGTAGTGCTAAGTTGTTTGCACATAGCTTTAAAGGAGAAAGCAACTTTGAAATCAGAATTAATTGCACAACTGTCTAAGATTTTTAAAGTAATTAGACGTTTAGACTATACAGTAGGTTAAAATTCAATTAGCATCTGGTCCCCGCTAATGATGCTGACCTTTCAGTACATATTTTTTGTCAGTGGCATTGGTCTAATCTGTAATAGGGAAGTAGGAGGGTTTTCCGTGTTAATCCTCTCCCAAAGCTCTGAGAGCAGCCCGCAGAATAAGCCGGGCTCATCCACTATGGCGCAGGACAAAATGACAGAGCCCAGCGATGCAGGTTGAACATCTATTTTATCTTTTATTATGGACTTTTATCCAAACGACTCCCGCGGCTTTCATTCTACTTGTAGCGCAGGCAGCCGAGAGAGCGCGACCGATCCTCTGGAGAGTCAGCTGGGAGAAGGCAGGAAGAGAAATGGCCGCAGTCGGAGAACTTTGGCCCAGAGTCCGCACATGTCAGGACCTTTCCTTCTTAACTCAAGATCAGAGTTTCATTTCCGTTCGGTCTTCGCGGGGATTTTAGCCTGCTGCTCTAAATATTTTCTGCAGACGTTTGTGTGTACGTGCAGAGAGAGTTTAATGAGATTTTTAGATGATTTCCACAGAAGCGGAAGCTTTCAGCACCACGAGGAAATGGACAGCGACTCGCGTTTATCGTCTCCGACCTACAAACCGAACATCTGCATgtttaaatattacaaatataacACTGACTCCTTTACAAACACTGTAGCATCATATTACAGGTTAGGTTACTGTACAACTGTTCAGGAGCCTGTGTTAAAACACGTCACAGTTTCCGGGTTTTTTAGCTTTGGTTTTTATTCATAGCTTCTCTGTTTGTAATTGCTTTCATTCTAGTTATTGGTTATTGGGGGCTGAGAGTGAAGGAAATTAACGGTGCCCTGAACATTCTGCAGCTTGGTTCATTGTCCCTTGTCCCTCCTTGATCTCTTGAAAAAGGTCTCAGGTTTCTTGTTTTCCAGTCCAGGTGGTGAGGAAAAGGCACTACTCTTACTGTTCCAGCTGTAATAACTGCAGAGCTTCTATGACGTTTTACATTTATCATCAATTTAAAAATTTAATGTGTTCTTGTTcgtgtttaaatttttttattatctgaTTTTCAATGGTTCTTGATATTGTCTCTCTGGCTTTAGGCTTCCTTTTCTGTgtgcaatttatttatttattttttttgcaaaatATCTTCTGCTCAGTGACCCTGTTGTTGACTTAAGATGGTCAAATGTTCAGTATTATTGTAACcaagtctgtttgtttgtaggaGTTGACACAAGGCTGAAGTTTACCATCGAACCATCACTGGGAAAAAATGGCTTCCAGCAGGTGAGCTGCTCTGCACAACATGTTTTACTCAGGAGTTTACCAGATTCCATCATCCATTAAATGAGCTAATGCTGCAATTCTCTGCACATCTGTAAACTACTTGAGTGTGATTATATTTTATTACCGGGCTAAATGGGTTCAGTAGGAGTATGTTGGTAAATGGTGTTTGTTCTTCCCTGCAGTGGTACGACGCCCTTAAAGCAGTGGCTAGGCTTCCTACTGGGATACCGAAGGAGTGGCGGAAGAGAGTATGTAACTCTAAATAATGTAGTTAGGACCACAATAGAATTTGTACTGTAATGTTCATGTTGCCTTGACCTTCTAAAAGCAGTGAGTCATTGTGAGTCTGTTCTTGTCTTTTCCAGGTTTGGCTCACACTAGCAGACCAGTACCTACACAGTATCTCCATCGACTGGGAGAAAACTCTTCGCTTCGCGTTTAACGAGCGTAGCAACCCGGACGATGACTCTCTCGGCATCCAGATCGTCAAGGTAACCACATTGTATTTTTGTGCAGGGGGCTCATGGATGAGATTAATGTGTGCACACAGTAAAAATGCAGAGAGGGTAGAATCGGGACTTTGTCCTGAGTCAGCAGCAGAGCGCTCGGTGTGAAGCCTCAGCGTTCGTTCACAAGACACATCTTAAAATAGACAGAGACATATAATGCATGAATGCTTTTTTTAAGCATAGTGTCCTACTGTATCTGACTGCTGCAGTATTCACATTGTGCCTTTTGTACAATACTAGTCCTTTATTCCATACACCTGCGCCTCAGAGTCATCATCAGCAAATATAATGACTGAACGCCTGAGTGAAATCACTAAATGCACTTCAGTAAATGTCAGAAGTCAGTAATGTTCTTCTGTATatggttttactgtatgttcccGTTCAATCAGGTTTGATGTGGATGAGACAGACATAGATGCTTAGTCTAAGTGCTATTTTATTGACGTGATTTTCAGTAAGTGCAGCTAATGATTTAAGACAAAAGATTTCCATATCCGCTGTCCGTCACTGATGTTTGCAGTATTCGTGTATATATTGtgagtactgtatatgcagcaGTTACATCCCTGTATTTCACTTAAAATCACATGTTTGATATCAGCAAAGGTTGTTTGCTGACTGTGAGTCAGAGCGCTGAGTGATGACATCATGGAGATGACAAGCATCTTTTTTCTATGTCTGACTCAGAGATTCAACAGATTAATGACTGTTTCCATCCACATGACAGAGTCCaatcctctgcttctctgtttgtctttccatCTCTGTCCTAAATGAACACTCATTTATCCACTTAATGCACCTGTCCTGTCCAAATAATCCATACTGTGCATCCTCCTGCTGCTACCCAGGATCTCCACAGGACCGGCTGCAGCTCCTACTGTGGCCAGGAGGGAGAGCAGGACAGGGTGGTGCTGAAGCGGGTGCTGCTCGCATACGCCCGCTGGAATAAAACCGTGGGTTACTGCCAAGGATTCAATGTGTTGGCTGCCCTTATTCT
Above is a window of Betta splendens chromosome 9, fBetSpl5.4, whole genome shotgun sequence DNA encoding:
- the gnsa gene encoding N-acetylglucosamine-6-sulfatase, with translation MGLSRSHRSTLLNSVLICVILWSDLSVSGISYRRPNIVVILTDDLDIAIGGLSPLNKTKKLIGGAGITFTNAFVASPLCCPSRASILTGKYPHNHHVINNTLEGNCSSKAWQKSEEAHTFPALLKNYANYQTFFAGKYLNQYGHSEAGGVEHVPPGWSYWVGLERTSKYYNYTLSVNGKAQKHGADYSKDYLTDVLANMSLDFLQYKSNFQPFFMMVSTPAPHSPWTAAPQYQNRFNNTKAPRNPNFNVHGKDKHWLIRQAKTPMTNSSVQFLDDAFRKRWQTLLSVDDLVEKIVQRLEDRGELENTYIFFTSDNGYHTGQFSLPLDKRQLYEFDIRVPLMVRGPNIKPNQTSQMLVANVDLGPTILDIAGYSVNKTQMDGRSFLPVMEGKMNSSSWRTDFLVEYEGEGRNVSDPACPLLGPGVSECFPDCVCEDSYNNTYACVRTIAPSANLQYCEFDDNEVFVEVYNITADPYQLINIAKTIDQEVLEKMNHRLMILQSCSGQSCRTPGVYDPRYKFDPRQMFTSHSWRLSRLRQTK